The DNA segment CACTGAAGCTGGCCCGCAAGGTCAAGGGCCGCGAGTCCGTCGTCTCGTTCACCAACGCCTTCCACGGGATGTCGCTCGGCTCGCTGGCCGTCACCGGCAACGCGTTCAAGCGGGCCGGCGCCGGCATCCCGCTGGTGCACGGCACGCCGATGCCGTTCGACAACTACTTCGACGGCCAGGTCCCGGACTTCCTCTGGTTCGAGCGGCTCCTGGAGGACCAGGGCTCCGGGCTGAACCACCCGGCCGCCGTGATCGTGGAGACCGTGCAGGGCGAGGGCGGCATCAACGTGGCCCGCGCCGAGTGGCTGCGCGCCCTCCAGGACCTGTGCCACCGCCAGGACATGCTGCTGATCGTCGACGACATCCAGATGGGCTGCGGCCGCACCGGCGGCTTCTTCTCCTTCGAGGAGGCCGGCATCACGCCGGACATCGTGACGCTGTCGAAGTCCATCAGCGGCTACGGACTGCCCATGTCGCTCTGCCTGTTCAAGCCGGAGCTGGACGTCTGGGAGCCGGGCGAGCACAACGGCACCTTCCGGGGCAACAACCCGGCGTTCGTCACCGCCGCCGCCGCGCTCGACGCCTACTGGGCGGACGGCCAGATGGAGAAGCAGACGCTGGCCCGCGGCCACCAGGTGGAGCAGACGATGCTGGCCATCTGCGGCGAGCACGACAGCGCCCGCTTCCGGGGCCGCGGCCTGGTCTGGGGCCTGGAGTTCGACGACCCGGCGCGCGCCACCGCCGTCTGCGCCCGCGCCTTCGAGCTGGGGATGCTGCTTGAGACCTCCGGCCCGCAGAGCGAGGTCGTCAAGCTCCTCCCGCCGCTCACCATCACCCCCGAGGAGCTGGACGAGGGGCTGCGCACGCTGGCCCGCGCCGTCCGCGAGACCGCCTGAACCGCACGACACCCGACGACCCCACCGTCGTAGAGAGAAAGGCACCCCACCACTGTGATCGTCCGATCGTTCGCCGACATCGAGAACACCGACCGGCATGTGAAGGCCGCCTCGGGCACCTGGGAGAGCAAGCGCATCGTGCTCGCCCGGGAGAAGGTCGGCTTCTCGCTCCACGAGACCACGATGTACGCGGGTACCGAGACGTCGATGTGGTACGCGAACCACATCGAGGCGGTCCTGTGCGTCGAGGGCGAGGCCGAGCTGACCAACGACGAGACCGGTGAGAAGCACTGGATCACGCCGGGCACGATGTACCTGCTCGACGGCCACGAGCGCCACACGATGCGACCCAAGACGGACTTCCGCTGCGTCTGCGTCTTCAACCCGCCGGTCACCGGACGGGAGGAGCACGACGAGAACGGTGTCTATCCCCTGCTGACCGAGGAGGGCTGAACCCATGACCACCGACGTACGCACCGATCTGTATCCCTCGCGCGGCGCCGCCGAGATGATCACCCCGCGCCAGGACCCGGTCATCTGGTCCGCGCCGGGCACGCCGGGCCCGATCACCGCCAAGGAACTCCAGGACTACGAGCACGACGGCTTCCTGACCGTCGACCAGCTCATCGCCCCGGACGAGGTGGCCGGCTACTACGCGGAGCTGGAGCGGCTGATCGCCGACCCGGCCGTCCGCGCCGACGAGCGCTCGATCATCGAGCCGAAGTCGCAGTCCGTACGGTCGGTCTTCGAGGTCCACCGCATCAGCGAGGTCTTCGCCCGGCTGGTCGCCGACGAGCGGGTGGTGGGCCGGGCCCGCCAGATCCTGGGCTCGGACGTCTACGTCCACCAGTCGCGGATCAACGTCAAGCCCGGCTTCGGCGCCTCCGGGTTCTACTGGCACTCGGACTTCGAGACCTGGCACGCCGAGGACGGCCTGCCGAACATGCGGACCGTGTCCGTGTCGATCGCGCTGACCGAGAACCACGACACCAACGGCGGGCTGATGATCATGCCCGGTTCGCACAAGTCGTTCCTCGGCTGCGCGGGCGAGACGCCGAAGGACAACTACAAGAAGTCGCTCCAGATGCAGGACGCCGGCACCCCGTCCGACGAGGCGCTGACGAAGATGGCCGACCGGCACGGCATCAAGCTGTTCACCGGCCGGCCCGGTTCGGCGACCTGGTTCGACTGCAACGCGATGCACGGCTCGGGCGACAACATCACCCCGTACCCGCGCAGCAATGTGTTCATCGTGTTCAACAGCGTGGAGAACGCCGCGCAGGAGCCGTTCGCCGCGCCGGTGCGGCGCCCGGAGTTCATCGGGGCGCGCGACTTCACCCCGGTGAAGTAGGCCGCGCCGCACGGGTCTTGTCAGGGGGTGGAACGGCCGGGCCGTTCCGCCCCCTGCGGCGTATCTCGGTGGACCGGAAGGCGTCCGGCGGCGACAGTGGCCGCATGACATCCCATGTACAGCACATCACCATCGACTGCGCCGACGCCTACACCCTGGCGACGTTCTGGTCGGCCGTGCTCGGCGCGCCGCTCTCCGACGAGGACCACCCCGGTGACCCCGAGGCCCTGGTCGAGGCTCCCGGCGCCGCGCTCCTGTTCGTCACCGTGCCCGACAGGAAGCAGACCAAGAACCGCGTCCACCTGGACGTCCAGCCCGACGACCGCAGCCGCGACGAGGAGGTCGAACGGCTGCTGGCGCTCGGCGCCACCCTGGTCGCCGACCACCGCAAACCGAACGGGCGCGGCTGGGCGACGCTGGCCGACCCGGAGGGCAACGAGTTCTGCGTGGAGCTCGGCGCGGCGGAGCGGGCCGCGCTCCTGGGCAGGCGGCTGCCGGTCACCGCGGACGATGTGACCGAGGCCGTCCGGCTGGCCGTGGACACCCTCGGCGCCGCCGGGGACGCCGACTGGAGCGTCCCGGCCGGCACGCTGACGTGGGACTGCCGCGAGACCGCGGAGCATCTGAGCGACGACCTGTTCTCGTACGCCGTGCAGCTCGGGCCGCGTACGCCGGCGCTGGACGACGAGGTGCCCTACCTCTGGAGCCGCCGGCGCGAGGGCGGTCCGTGGAACGCGGTCTCCGCAGACCCGGAGGCGGGCACGGCGGGGCTGCTGCAGACCCTGGAGGCGAGCGGCGCGCTGCTGGCCGCGATGGTGACTACGGCCTCGCCGGCCCTGCGCTCGTACCACGGGTACGGGGTCTCCGACCCGGAGGGCTTCGCGGCCATGGGCGTCGTGGAGACCCTGGTGCACGCGCACGACATCGCCTCGGGCCTGGGCCTGGCCTGGGCGCCGCCCGCCGAGCTGTGCGACCGGGCGCTGGCCCGGCTCTTCCCCGGCGCCCCGGACGACGCGGACCGGTGGACCGTGCTGCTCTGGTCCACCGGCCGCGCCGAACTGCCGGGCCGCGAGCGCGTCACCTCGTGGAAGTGGCAGAGCGCGCCCCTGGCCTGACCCCTTCGGCTACCGGTGGGAGAACCAGTTCGCCGCCGGCAGCTTGTGTGCGGGGGTGCGGGGGAAGTGGGGCGGTGCGTCCTCAGCCGTCGAGCCGGACCACGCGGACGGCGCCCGCCGGGACGGCGAGGTGGCCGGTGGCGGGTTCGCCGGTGAGGAGTTCGGTGCCGGGGGCGTCGAGCGGGACCTTCGCCGCGTCCTCGGTGTGGTTGATGGCGAACAGGTAGGTGCCGGCCTCGCCGGTGCGGGTGACGACCTCGACGTCGTACGGGATGCCGGTGCGGGGGGCGATCCCGGCGTCCTCGCGGGCCCGTTCCAGGACGGTGTCCAGGGCCTCGCCGGTGAGCCGGGTGGAGATGTACCAGGCGGTGCCCCGGCCGAGGCGGTGGCGGGTGACGGCGGGCCGGCCGGCCGGGATGCCGTCGGCGTAGGACCACATGGTCTCGGCGCCGCGCGGGATCACCACGTCGGACCAGAGGTCGCCGGTGAGGTCGGGGCCCTCGGGGGCGCCCTCGGGGGTGATCAGCCGGACGGTCCCGCCCTCGCCGAGCGGCGCGAACTCCTCGACCGTGAGCCCCAGCACGTCGCGCAGCGCCCCCGGACAGGGGCCGGGGTGCACGGCGTCGTTCGTGTCGACGATCCCGGAGAAGTACGAGACGACCAGGGTGCCGCCGCCCTCGACGTACCGGCGCAGATTGCGGCCGGTCTCCTCGGTGGCGAGGTAGAGGGCCGGGACGACGACCAGGGGGTAACCGGAGAGGTCGGCGTCGGGGTGGGCGAAGTCGACGGTGAGGTGCCGGTCGTAGAGGGAGGCGTAGAAGGCGTCGGCGCGCTCACGGGCGTCGTGGTCCTGGCTGGGGCGCCACTCCAGGGACTGCGCCCACCAGGACTGCCAGTCCCAGAGCATGGCCGCGTCGGCGACGGTGCGGGTGGTGCGGATGCCGTCCAGCAGGCCGAGGTCGGCGCCGAGGCGGGAGACCTCGCGCCAGATCCGGGAGTCGGTGCCGGCGTGCGGGACCATCGCCGAGTGGAACTTCTCGGCGCCGCGCCGGGACTGCCGCCACTGGAAGAACATCGCCCCCTCGGAGCCGCGGGCCACATGGGCGAGGCTGTTGCGGGCCATCTCGCCGGGGCGCTTGGCGGGGTTGCGGGGCTGCCAGTTGACGCCGCCGGTGGAGTGTTCGAGGAGCAGCCAGGGGGCGCCGCCCGCCACCGAGCGGGTGAGGTCGGCGGCCATGGCGAGGTTGACGTGGGTGCGGCGGCCGTCGGTGATCAGGTAGTGGTCGTTGGTGACGAGGTCGACCTCGCGGCCCCAGGCCCAGTAGTCCACGGACTCGCACTGGCTGAGCGCGGTCATGAAGTTGGTGGTGACCGGGATGCCGGGGGCGTGGCGGTGCAGCAGGTCGCGCTCGGCGCGGAAGTTCTCGCGCATGGTGGCGTCGGCGAACCGGGCGTAGTCCAGCTGCTGGGCCGGGTTGCAGGCGGTCGGGGTGAGCCGGGGCGGGTCGATCTCGTCGAGGCTGCCGTAGCGCTGGCCCCAGAAGGTGGTCCCCCAGGCCTCGTTCACGGCGTCGACGGAGCCGTGGCGGCCGGCCAGCCAGTGGCGGAAGCGGACGGCGCAGTCGTCGCAGTAGCAGGCGCCGACCGGGACGCCGTACTCGTTGTGGACGTGCCACAGGGCCAGGGCCGGGTGGTTCGCGTAGCGGCGGGCGAGCTGTTCGGTGATGTTCGCGGCGGCGGCCCGGTAGTGGGCGTTGCCGTGGCAGATCGCGCCGCGTGAGCCGAAGGCGTACCGCACGCCGTCCCGGCGGACCGGCAGGGCGTCGGGGTGGGCGCGGTAGAACCAGGCGGGCGGGGCGACGGTGGGGGTGCCGAGGTCCGCGCGGATGCCGTTGACGTGCAGCAGGTCCAGGAGGCGGTCGAGCCAGCCGAAGTCGTGGCGGCCGGGTGCGGGTTCCAGCAGGGCCCAGGAGAAGATCCCGACGCTGACCATGGTGACCCCGGCCTCCCGCATGAGGCGCATGTCCTCGTGCCAGACCTCCTCCGGCCACTGCTCGGGGTTGTAGTCGCCGCCGAAGGCCAGTCGGCGCAGACCCTTCGGGGCGGTGGCGCGAGGGGTGTGCGGCATGGGTGTCTCCTGAGCGTTTGGGACCAGAACTGGGAACGTGCACACGCCCTCCCGGCGGCGCAAAGCCAACATAACCTCACAGCAACAACCATTGACAAGTGTCGGCTTCGTTTCTCTACTGTGAACGATCACAGCGCACAACAGGCGCTGAAACCCTCGCTTCTCGTCAGGGGAGACCTCCATGAAGTACCGCATCGCCGCGGCGTCAGCGGCCGCCTCGCTCGCCGCCACCGCACTGCTCACGGGCTGCGGCTCGTCCGACGACGACGGCAGCGGCGGCCGGGCCGCGGCCGGCCCCGTCTCGCTCACCTACTGGGCCTGGGCGCCCGGCCTGGACAAGGTCGCGGACATCTGGAACGAGGGCGAGGGCAAGAAGGCGGGCATCAGGGTCACGGTGAAGAAGCAGGCGTCCGGCGACGACCTGGTCACCAAGATCATCACCGCCGCGAAGGCGCACAAGGCCCCCGACCTGGTGCAGGCCGAGTACCAGGCGCTGCCCACCCTGGTCTCCAACGATGTGCTCGCCGACATCTCGAAGGTGGCGGGCGACGCGGAGAAGGAGTTCGCCGCAGGCGTCTGGCAGCAGACCACGCTCGGCTCCGACGCCCTGTACGCGCTGCCGCAGGACTCCGGGCCGCTGATGTTCTACTACCGCCAGGACCTGTTCGAGAAGTACGGGCTGTCCGTGCCGGCCACCTGGGACGAGTTCGCCGAGACCGCCCGCGCGCTGAAGAAGAAGGCGCCGGACAAGGACCTCACCACCTTCTCCTCCAACGACTCCGGCCTCTTCGCCGGTCTGGCCCAGCAGGCGGGCGCCCGCTGGTGGACCCCCTCCGGTGACACGTGGAAGGTCGCCATCGACGACCCGGCCACCCGCAAGGTCGCCGACTTCTGGGGGAAGCTGGTCGAGGAGGGCGCCATCGACAACCAGCCCATGTACACCCCGGCCTGGAACAAGGCGCTCAACACCGGCAAGCAGATCGCCTGGGTCAGCGCCGTGTGGGCGCCGGGCACCCTGACGACCGCCGCCCCCGACACCGCGGGCAAGTGGGCCATGGCCCCGCTCCCCCAGTGGAAGGCAGGCCAGAACGCCACCGGCAGCTGGGGCGGCTCCTCCACGGCCGTCACCAACGACTCCGCGCACCCGGAGGCCGCGGCCACCTTCGCCAAGTGGCTGAACACCGACCCGGCCGCGCTGGCCGCCCTGGTGAAGGAGAGCGGCATCTACCCCGCCGCCACCGCCGCCCAGACCGGCGGCGCGCTCGCGAAGCCGCCGGCCTACTTCTCCAACCAGCCGGACTTCTACACCACCGCCGCCGAGATCGCCAAGGGCACCGCCCCGGCCGCCTGGGGCCCGAACGTGAACGTGGCCTACTCCTCGTTCAAGGACAACTTCGCCGCGGCGGCCAAGGACCGGGCCCCCTTCGGTCCGGCGCTCGCCGAGATGCAGGAGGCCACCGTCGCCGACCTGAAGAAGCAGGGCTTCGGAGTCTCCGAGTGACACGCGCACGCCGCCGGAAGGCGTACGGGGTCAAGAGCGCCCCGTACGCCTTCCTGATCCCCGCCACCGTGCTCTTCCTGCTCTTCTTCGCCCTGCCCATCGGCTACGCGCTCTACCTGAGCCTGCGCCGGAGCGAGGTCAGCGGCCTGGGTCTGGGCAAGGGCGCCCGCAAGGAGGTGTGGGCCGGGTTCGCCAACTACCGCGAGGCCCTGTCCGACTCCGAACTGCTGCACGGCGCGCTGCGCATCCTCGGCTACGGCGCGATCGTCGTCCCGGTGATGCTCGGGCTCGCCCTGCTCTTCGCCCTGCTGCTGGACACCGAGCGGCTGCGGGCGCGCGGCTTCTCCCGGCTGGCGATCTTCCTCCCGTACGCGATCCCCGGCGTGGTGGCCGCCCTGATGTGGGGCTTCCTCTACCTGCCGGACGTCAGCCCCTTCTACTACGTCCTGGACAAGGCCAGGCTGCCGCAGCCTGACCTGCTCGACGGCGGCCCGCTGTACCTGGCGCTGGCCAACATCGCGGTCTGGGGCGGCACCGGCTTCAACATGATCGTCATCTACACCTCGCTGCGGGCGATCCCCGCCGAGATCTTCGAGGCGGCCCGGCTCGACGGCTGCTCGCAGCTGCGGATCGCGCTCCGGATCAAGATCCCGATGGTGGCGCCCTCGCTGGTGCTGACGTTCTTCTTCTCGATCATCGCGACCCTCCAGGTGTTCAGCGAGCCGACGACGCTCAAGCCGCTCACCAACTCGCTCTCCACCACCTGGAGTCCGCTGATGAAGGTCTACCAGGACGCCTTCGTCAACAACGACATCTACGCGGCGGCGGCCCAGGCGGTCGTCATCGCCGTCGTCACCCTCGCCCTGTCCTTCGGCTTCCTGCGGGCGGCCAACTCCCGTACGAAGCAGGGGGAACACCAGTGACCACGCTCTCCGCCGGCCGCACGGCCGGACCGCGCCGGCGCTTCGCCCTCGTGCCGACCGCGGCGCTGCTGCTGGGCGCCGTGTACTGCCTGCTGCCCGTCGCCTGGATCGTCGTCGCCTCGACCAAGTCCGGCGGCGAGCTGTTCTCCACCTTCACCTTCCTGCCCGGCACCGGCCTCGCGGACAAC comes from the Streptomyces sp. NBC_00525 genome and includes:
- the ectB gene encoding diaminobutyrate--2-oxoglutarate transaminase, producing MTITPPALSVFETLESEVRSYCRGWPAVFDRAQGARLTDEDGHSYLDFFAGAGSLNYGHNNPVLKRALIDYIERDGITHGLDMATTAKRAFLDTFQNVVLRPRDLPYKVMFPGPTGTNAVESALKLARKVKGRESVVSFTNAFHGMSLGSLAVTGNAFKRAGAGIPLVHGTPMPFDNYFDGQVPDFLWFERLLEDQGSGLNHPAAVIVETVQGEGGINVARAEWLRALQDLCHRQDMLLIVDDIQMGCGRTGGFFSFEEAGITPDIVTLSKSISGYGLPMSLCLFKPELDVWEPGEHNGTFRGNNPAFVTAAAALDAYWADGQMEKQTLARGHQVEQTMLAICGEHDSARFRGRGLVWGLEFDDPARATAVCARAFELGMLLETSGPQSEVVKLLPPLTITPEELDEGLRTLARAVRETA
- a CDS encoding ectoine synthase, which produces MIVRSFADIENTDRHVKAASGTWESKRIVLAREKVGFSLHETTMYAGTETSMWYANHIEAVLCVEGEAELTNDETGEKHWITPGTMYLLDGHERHTMRPKTDFRCVCVFNPPVTGREEHDENGVYPLLTEEG
- the thpD gene encoding ectoine hydroxylase, which gives rise to MTTDVRTDLYPSRGAAEMITPRQDPVIWSAPGTPGPITAKELQDYEHDGFLTVDQLIAPDEVAGYYAELERLIADPAVRADERSIIEPKSQSVRSVFEVHRISEVFARLVADERVVGRARQILGSDVYVHQSRINVKPGFGASGFYWHSDFETWHAEDGLPNMRTVSVSIALTENHDTNGGLMIMPGSHKSFLGCAGETPKDNYKKSLQMQDAGTPSDEALTKMADRHGIKLFTGRPGSATWFDCNAMHGSGDNITPYPRSNVFIVFNSVENAAQEPFAAPVRRPEFIGARDFTPVK
- a CDS encoding VOC family protein produces the protein MTSHVQHITIDCADAYTLATFWSAVLGAPLSDEDHPGDPEALVEAPGAALLFVTVPDRKQTKNRVHLDVQPDDRSRDEEVERLLALGATLVADHRKPNGRGWATLADPEGNEFCVELGAAERAALLGRRLPVTADDVTEAVRLAVDTLGAAGDADWSVPAGTLTWDCRETAEHLSDDLFSYAVQLGPRTPALDDEVPYLWSRRREGGPWNAVSADPEAGTAGLLQTLEASGALLAAMVTTASPALRSYHGYGVSDPEGFAAMGVVETLVHAHDIASGLGLAWAPPAELCDRALARLFPGAPDDADRWTVLLWSTGRAELPGRERVTSWKWQSAPLA
- a CDS encoding beta-galactosidase codes for the protein MPHTPRATAPKGLRRLAFGGDYNPEQWPEEVWHEDMRLMREAGVTMVSVGIFSWALLEPAPGRHDFGWLDRLLDLLHVNGIRADLGTPTVAPPAWFYRAHPDALPVRRDGVRYAFGSRGAICHGNAHYRAAAANITEQLARRYANHPALALWHVHNEYGVPVGACYCDDCAVRFRHWLAGRHGSVDAVNEAWGTTFWGQRYGSLDEIDPPRLTPTACNPAQQLDYARFADATMRENFRAERDLLHRHAPGIPVTTNFMTALSQCESVDYWAWGREVDLVTNDHYLITDGRRTHVNLAMAADLTRSVAGGAPWLLLEHSTGGVNWQPRNPAKRPGEMARNSLAHVARGSEGAMFFQWRQSRRGAEKFHSAMVPHAGTDSRIWREVSRLGADLGLLDGIRTTRTVADAAMLWDWQSWWAQSLEWRPSQDHDARERADAFYASLYDRHLTVDFAHPDADLSGYPLVVVPALYLATEETGRNLRRYVEGGGTLVVSYFSGIVDTNDAVHPGPCPGALRDVLGLTVEEFAPLGEGGTVRLITPEGAPEGPDLTGDLWSDVVIPRGAETMWSYADGIPAGRPAVTRHRLGRGTAWYISTRLTGEALDTVLERAREDAGIAPRTGIPYDVEVVTRTGEAGTYLFAINHTEDAAKVPLDAPGTELLTGEPATGHLAVPAGAVRVVRLDG
- a CDS encoding extracellular solute-binding protein is translated as MKYRIAAASAAASLAATALLTGCGSSDDDGSGGRAAAGPVSLTYWAWAPGLDKVADIWNEGEGKKAGIRVTVKKQASGDDLVTKIITAAKAHKAPDLVQAEYQALPTLVSNDVLADISKVAGDAEKEFAAGVWQQTTLGSDALYALPQDSGPLMFYYRQDLFEKYGLSVPATWDEFAETARALKKKAPDKDLTTFSSNDSGLFAGLAQQAGARWWTPSGDTWKVAIDDPATRKVADFWGKLVEEGAIDNQPMYTPAWNKALNTGKQIAWVSAVWAPGTLTTAAPDTAGKWAMAPLPQWKAGQNATGSWGGSSTAVTNDSAHPEAAATFAKWLNTDPAALAALVKESGIYPAATAAQTGGALAKPPAYFSNQPDFYTTAAEIAKGTAPAAWGPNVNVAYSSFKDNFAAAAKDRAPFGPALAEMQEATVADLKKQGFGVSE
- a CDS encoding carbohydrate ABC transporter permease, producing MTRARRRKAYGVKSAPYAFLIPATVLFLLFFALPIGYALYLSLRRSEVSGLGLGKGARKEVWAGFANYREALSDSELLHGALRILGYGAIVVPVMLGLALLFALLLDTERLRARGFSRLAIFLPYAIPGVVAALMWGFLYLPDVSPFYYVLDKARLPQPDLLDGGPLYLALANIAVWGGTGFNMIVIYTSLRAIPAEIFEAARLDGCSQLRIALRIKIPMVAPSLVLTFFFSIIATLQVFSEPTTLKPLTNSLSTTWSPLMKVYQDAFVNNDIYAAAAQAVVIAVVTLALSFGFLRAANSRTKQGEHQ